A window of Ananas comosus cultivar F153 linkage group 4, ASM154086v1, whole genome shotgun sequence contains these coding sequences:
- the LOC109709490 gene encoding uncharacterized protein LOC109709490, with translation MLLSKGLGVRLGEALSPPAILLRPPVKMASWGLDSRGGAAAAAGIAVARGGGEGRGELVGGFSHESEHDLAMMVRDFVENGSSGADSRYSSDSDSGFSDLGHLAEKILFYKRAVDQHESDMLFVVHSLLLSIKESDLCTVKNGQCNASCIRHSLVKLLRHSGYDAAVCSSRWQGLDKVPGGDHEYIDLLMTGNTGMYERLIIEIDFRSHFEIARAVESYDAILNSLPAVFVGTLPRLKQFLQIMVEAAKWSLKQNSMPLPPWRSLSYLQAKWHSKYERKVASTDLEFPRSFSDHKQCSGHLTWLQSCLRSEIETERLLNPIITEKKRRAKFERGRISPLSS, from the exons ATGCTCCTGAGCAAGGGACTCGGGGTGCGGCTCGGGGAAGCGCTTTCGCCCCCCGCGATCCTGCTGCGGCCGCCGGTGAAGATGGCATCGTGGGGATTGGATTCGCGGGGCggcgcggcggccgcggcggggATCGCGGTGGCGCGGGGCGGAGGGGAGGGGCGGGGGGAGCTCGTGGGGGGGTTCAGCCACGAGAGCGAGCACGACCTCGCGATGATGGTGAGGGACTTCGTAGAGAACGGGAGCAGCGGCGCTGATTCGCGCTACAGCAGCGACAGCGATTCTGGGTTCTCCGATCTCGGGCACCTCGCCGAGAAGATTCTG TTCTATAAACGAGCCGTGGATCAACATGAGAGCGATATGCTTTTTGTTGTGCATTCACTCTTGCTCTCTATCAAGGAGTCGGATCTTTGTACAGTTAAAAACGGGCAATGCAATGCCAGCTGTATTCGACACTCACTAGTAAAGCTCCTGAGACATTCTGGTTATGACGCAGCCGTGTGCTCATCCAGATGGCAGGGATTGGACAAAGTCCCTGGAG GTGATCATGAATATATTGATCTTCTTATGACGGGCAACACTGGGATGTATGAGCGTCTGATCATTGAGATTGATTTTAGAAGCCACTTTGAAATAGCAAGGGCAGTTGAATCGTATGATGCTATCTTGAATTCTCTCCCGGCTGTATTTGTTGGCACTTTACCTAGACTGAAACAATTCTTGCAAATCATGGTTGAAGCTGCAAAATGGTCTCTCAAGCAGAATTCGATGCCTCTCCCTCCATGGAGATCCTTGTCTTATTTACAAGCAAAGTGGCACTCAAAGTACGAAAGGAAGGTCGCTTCCACCGATCTAGAGTTTCCCAGAAGCTTCTCCGACCACAAGCAGTGCAGTGGGCATCTGACGTGGCTGCAATCCTGTTTGAGGTCGGAAATTGAAACTGAGCGGCTGCTAAATCCCATTATCACAGAAAAGAAACGCAGGGCAAAGTTTGAGAGGGGGCGGATCTCCCCCCTCAGTAGCTAA
- the LOC109709489 gene encoding DNA replication complex GINS protein PSF2 encodes MAGQSDPHISIFSAPEVEFLAEDEVVEIVPNIRMESLNMICGDFGPFFPQIPSKVPLWLAAALKKRGKCTIRTPEWMTVERLTQVLEAERESPREFQPLPFHYVEISRLLFDHARDDIPDIYMVRSLIEDIRDVRFHKVETGLETISGRTHAVKLKNLSAMEVNIVRPFMVRALQAFYKHDSPQMIQQADTMGSKRSQGADRGPRRDLRPR; translated from the exons ATGGCGGGCCAATCCGATCCCCACATCTCCATCTTCTCCGCTCCAGAG GTGGAGTTTCTTGCTGAGGATGAAGTGGTGGAGATCGTTCCCAACATCAGGATGGAATCTCTCAACATGATTTGC GGTGATTTCGGCCCGTTCTTTCCTCAAATTCCTAGTAAAGTGCCGCTTTGGCTTGCTGCAGCTCTGAAGAAGCGTGGCAAGTGCACTATCCGCACGCCAGAATGGATGACGGTTG AGAGGTTGACACAGGTGTTGGAAGCAGAAAGAGAGTCACCTCGAGAATTTCAACCACTGCCATTCCATTATGTTGAAATTTCAAGGCTTTTATTTGACCA TGCTCGTGATGACATCCCAGATATATACATG GTGAGATCCCTGATTGAGGACATCAGAGATGTAAGGTTTCATAAGGTTGAAACCGGCTTGGAGACGATATCTGGTCGTACACATGCAGTAAAG CTCAAAAATCTTTCTGCAATGGAAGTAAACATAGTGCGCCCTTTCATGGTAAGAGCTTTGCAGGCTTTCTATAAGCATGACAGCCCACAAATGATACAACAAGCAGATACTATGGGAAGCAAACGGTCACAAGGGGCTGATCGCGGCCCACGA cGAGATTTAAGGCCCAGATAA